From uncultured Pseudodesulfovibrio sp.:
GACTGGCTCTGAATCGCTGCACGATAAGTGGCAAAGAATGCTGCCACATCTGCCGTCGAGTGTGACTTCTGTTCAAACCATCAAGAAGCTGAACAAACAAACCGACATCCGAACGCCGTTCCTCGGCCTCCAGTTTCAATTCACCGGTACGGACCTCGACCATCTGCTCGAGATTCTCCGAGTGCTGACGGAGTTGATAGTTCATCTCATGAACATGGTCGCCAAGTTCTTCAAGCCCTTGGACCACCTCTTCAATTTCATCAACATTTTCTAATTTTTCCATGAAGCCGAGTTCTTCATCTTCTTGAAAAAGCTTGCGGAACTTATCCGTCAGTCTGTGCAAGTTGGTCATGATAAGGCGGTTGAAAAACATCTGAACCAACGCAAAGAAAAGTAGCATGCCACCGCCATAAAGTGCGGCATACCCGATGGTGGCTTCACGAATCTTCCCGACAGCCCCATCAATGGGAACGCCCACAACGACCAAACCGGCAATATCACCCAGTGTATGACCGAACCCTCGCTCCGTTCCATACCGTTCGAGCAGGACCGGGGGAGAATCTTCCGGCACCCCATGGCACGTCATGCAGGATTTTTTGAATTCCACAGGACGCGCCTTCACAAAAAACTCCTTATTCTCAATCTTGCGGTATCCTTCCCAATATTCCTTACCGGGATTTTTCCTGAAATATGTCAAAAGATCACGTTCGCTATCCTTGATTTCAAAAAGTGGATTACGCGCATTATCCGCCACTCGACGATAGTAATACTCCGAATGACGCAGATTCAGTCGATCCATGATGGCTCGAGAAATATACGATGAAGACATGGCCTCGATAACAAACTCCCCTTCCGGCAAAGTCTGATACATTTTCGGCCTGAGTATTTCCCGCACATAGCCTTGCACACTCGACACCTGATTCAGGACAAGATCGGCCTTATCCTTGACCTGAGTGTCCAGAAGTGAGCTGAGATGGAAATACAAACTCGAAGCGAAAAACAAACCCAGCAAAAAGACAATGGTTCCCAATCCGAGAAGAAACTTGGCCTGAAGATTTTTTGGTCCGAAATTACCCATATATTTCTCCGGGCGTCATGCCCATTTCATACAAAATACCCTTCCCCGCAGTAGCGGCACGCCCCTGAATCGTAGCGCATTTTTCATTTTTTTAACAACCGGCCTTCCCTACTCTCGAAAAGTGCAAACTTCACGTGAAGAACTGCTAACTCAAGTTATCACATCAGACTGCACTCCAAAAAATAAATCAAGTAAAATCAGGAACTTTACATTTGGCACGCACCTTGCCTTAAAGACTGCCAGACCACACACAAAAAAACCAAAGGAGAGGTTTGGTATGGCTCAAGCAACTGTCGGACGTCCCGACAACACACCCGTATGGATCATCAGTGGTATTCTGCTGGCATACGGCGTTCTCGTTTCCTCGGGAGCACTGACCGGTCTTCTGACCACATTCAAAGTCCATAAAGCAATGGACCTGATGCAAACCATGGCTTTCGTAGGCGGCGGACTCGGTGTCGCCACTGCGATGCTCAGGCAAGCACGCTGGAATAAACCCCTCAACAACTTCGACACCTTTGTCCTGGAAACCATTCCGGGCATTCTGTTCATTGTGGCCTTGGCCATGGGCATCCGCTGGTTTGCAGAGCCGATGGTCAAACTCGCAAGTTCAGCCATGGTTCCGGTCCTCGGATTCAAGCTCTACAAGGTACTGAACCTGAACTACGTTGTCCTCGGGATTCTCGTAGGTATCATCATCACCAACAGCTGGGGTATCCCCAAGTTTGCAGCGGCAGGCGTCAAAACCGCCCGTTTCGTGTTGAAGATGGGTGTTATCCTGCTGGGTGCCCGTTACTCCTTTGCCGAACTGGCAAAGCTGGGCATGGTCTCCGTCTGGATGATCGGCTTCTTCGTTCTCGGTACAGTCTTCTTCGTCCTGTTCCTGGGTAAGGTTTTCAAACAGCCCAAAACCATGACCGGTGTTCTGTCCGCAGGCATGGGTGTTTGCGGCGTATCCGCAACCGTTGCCTGCGCCCCGGTCGTCAAAGCCAAATGCTCCGAGATGGCTTACACCATCGGTACCATCCTCGGTTTTGGTATCCTGTGCATGTTCGCCTTCCCGACCATTGGTAAGATCGCGGGCATGAACGCCACCCAGTTCGGCGCATGGGCCGGTACCGGTATCCTGAACTCCGCTCAGGTTGCCGCTGCCTGTCTCGCATTTAACGCCGTTGACATTAAAACCCTGAAAGTCGGTGAGATCTTCAACATCACCCGCGTCCTGTTCCTGCCCGTCATCGTCCTGGTGCTCGCCACCTGGTTTGGCAAACAGTCCGGTCAGAAGTTGAGCTTCAAGGAAGTTGTCATCGACAAGTTCCCCATCTTCATCATCGGCTTCCTGATCCTGTTCTTCATGTCTTCTTTGGGTCTGTTCTCACCGGCAGATCACTACAAGGGCAAATACCTCGACTTCAGCTACAACGAACGCACCGAAGTCACTCCTGAGGAGCTGACCATACTGAAAGCTGCAGCTGTCGCGGGTATTCAGGGACTTAACAAGCAGGAATCCGCATCGTTGAACGACCTTGTTAAACAGCATCAGATCGCCGGTAACTTCGATGATCGTGCCGACAAGACCAAGTTCGACACCGTGGCCCGTGAACGTATGGCCGGTCTGGAATCCATGATTGCCCGTGCAAAGGGTGGCGAAGTGACGATTTCCACAGATGTCAAATCCGCACTCGCACACGCAATCAAACAGGTTCACAAGAAATCCAAAACTATAGTTACCCTGACTAACGCGATGATCTGGTTCTTTGCTTACGGCCTCATCGGTCTCGGCATGCAGATCACAGGCAAATCCCTTGCTCAGGCAGGCGGCTGGCCGCTGGTCATGGGTGGTATCTCCGGCGTTGCCAAGGCGACTCTGTCCTTCATCGTCGTCATGTACTTCGTCAAGGACGTCGTCCTTCACTAAAAGGAGAATTAAAAAATGGCTGAAGATATCAAATGCAATGTCAACACTGATGATCAGGCAGAAAACGAAGAGCGCGCACTGTCCGTTTTCGCTTCCGAAAAAAGTGAAGATCTGACTGCCCTCGTGCTCGTCATGATCGTGACCTTCCTGGTCCTGCTGTTCACCAAGTGGATGGCGTAAGCGATACGTAAACCTCGCCGTATACGGAGGGGGACGCATGTCCCTCTCCCATACGGAGATCAAAAAAACGAAGACTGTCATGAAGCATATACTTCTCGCAACACACGGCACCCCCGGCGCACGCAAAGCTGAAAAGCTGGCCCGCCAATGGGCAGACCAGTACGGCGCAAAAGTCACCGTCCTTTCAATCATCAATGAAGCATGGGGCGATATGACCTGTGATGACTGGTTGAATACCTCCACCACGCGGAACGTGTTCGGCTCCTATGTAGCGAGTGAAATCGCCAAGGAAATCGATACGGTCTGGGACCGTCTGCGCACGGATTTCGACGGAGTGGAACTCGATTTTCTCAGCAAAGGCGGCAAGCTTGATAACGTGCTGGCCGAAGCCGCTGTCAAGGTTGATGCCGATGTAGCAATCATGGGTGCCTGGCAAAAAGAACAGGCCCCCGGCTTCAGAGACCGTTTTGAAAACAAGCGTCTGCATCCGCAGATGCCATGCCCACTGGTGGTGGCACCATGACATACGCATCCGAGACCATAGACCGTCGAGAACGCGCCCACGCGGACGTTGAAGAACTCCCAAGACCCGGCGTCTGGATGGAGACCAACCTCCCTTGGAACACTGCATTCTGGAACAACCTCAAAGGGAAAACCCTGATGAGGCTCAACCCTCACTGGCATGTTGAAAAGGACAAAACCAGCGAAAGCTTCCCCGTGGAAGACGTGTTGGTTGAGGCCGAATTCAGGGCGACCCCAGAACTCACCGCCACAGCGGAGACCTTTCAGGCATCCTTCCCGGAAATCGGCCTGACCCTGTCTGCCCGCAAGTGCGAAGACGGTGCTAACACGGCCCTTTCCTTCACCATGGATGAGGTGGAGAACTGCCCCTTCACAGCCGAAGATGCCGGGCGCACCATGCAATACTGGCTTCCCAGCCTGCGTGAATACTACCGACTGCACGAGTCCAACTCACTCAAGCATCGCGCGTGGCGTTTCTTCATGGACAAGGTCATGCTGACCATGAATCCCACCCAGCGTAGAATCAGCGGCTTCATGTTCAAACTCACCGTCCTCGAATGCCTGTTCATCGTCATCCTCGGCGTGGGCTGGTTCTACTACGGAGCCTAGGAGAAAATCATGCTCAAGAATTTCTTGCACCACTTTATTGTTGGCCTCGGCGCACTCGGATACCTGCTGGCAGTCCCGGTGTTGTTATATCAATATCTCGGTCTCATGAACGACTGGCCACACCTGTTTCTCAGCATCGTATATGATACTGCCGGCGACTGGTGGCTGGATGTCAACTGGCAGGCTCCCGCTCTGTGGATTGCCATTGGCTTTATTGTCATGGCCGCCGCGACTCACGCCTTCATCCGACGCAATGACACCATCGGATACCGAGAAGGTGAAGTCCCAAGCGCACACGGATTCTGATTTTTATGGTGTTTGGAAGATTGCCTCCTCCTTCTTTCCGAACGCCTAAAAAACCTCATTGCCTCTCGAGGTTGGCACTCCGAGAAAGTTGCGGTATTCTTAACCCCAAAGCCGCAACTTCCCCGGAGTCCTTCTCGTCCGACCAGATGATCCAGACTCCATTCAGCCCAAGGATGCCGCATGTGGAGCGCACTGGAAAACGTTGCTCTTCGAGAGAGCCTTCCTTCTCCGCTCAAACCGGCGCAATCCATCCATGACATCCTCATAGCCGGACAATTGAACCGTGGCAGATACAACCTGCATCACCTCGGCAGACGCCGTTCCCAACCATACCTTCTCAAACAATTCTACAGCATCGACACAAACGCTTTCCTGCGTTGGCAAAATGAAGCCCGATTCATTCCCCTGCCTCCGACAGAAGGCTACGCATGGCCCTGTGAAGAATGGCGCGGCGGATTGATCGCCCCATTCCATGAAGGAATCCCCCTTGATGAATGGCTTGCTCAAGGCGAACACCCCATGCAGGCACGGCTTGAAGTCGCGACCATGCTGGCAGCACAATTGGCACGCCTCCACGCTTCAGGCATCGCACACAGAAGCCTTTCTCCCGCATGTATCCGTATCGAAAAAAAAGGAATTATCATTACGGATTTTGGCTCCGCCCGATGTGAACAGTGGGATGATTTCTGGACGGATTCGAGCATGAGTCCGACCGACGCGACCTGTGCTTCACCTGAATCACTCAAGGGCGAAGAATGCGGTTATAGTGAAGACATCTACGCTTTTGGCGCTATCCTTTATCTCCTGCTCTCGGGCAAAACAGCATTCAATTCCATCAAACTCATGCTGCGCCCGCTCTTTCCGGGACAGATTCCGCCAGACAAACTCTCCACAAAGGCTGACGTTCCTGATCAGATTCAAGCTCTTGCATCAGCTTGCTTGTCTCTCGCTCCGTCAGACAGACCGAATATGGATAAAATCGCCAGACAAATGTCGCACACTTGTCCTCACCTTACGTTGGACAAAAAAACGATTTCCATCCCTACAGACAATGCTTCGACCAAAGACAAAAAAAAGATTTTAGTCTTCGTGAGTGATGACAACCGATCCGTACCGATCTTCGATACAATCTTGAAATTGGCTCATGCTGAACCATCCGTTTTTCTCTTTATCGGGATGATTCCATGCAACCTTCCCAGCGGACACACCGAACGCTTCACGGGGAATCTCTTCAAAAAAATAAGCCAAGGTTTACTCCGATGCAGGGCAGCTTCTCTCGTCTGGAGTCTGCGCATACTCTCAAGCGCTGACCCGGAAAAAACAGCAGTGGAATTTGCCCGACAATACCGACCAGATCTAATCCTCCTCGGCGAAACAGGAAGAGAAAACAAGCGAACTATACGGCGCGGCTTTCATACACATCTTGCCGCAGAAAACATTCGTATTCACTCTGTTCGATAAGCCCTTATATGCCTCACCAAAACACCACGGAAGAACAATTGACTTTCTTGGCACAACCTATTTGAATGTCCAACAAAAAAATGGAGTTGCCATGTTTATTGTTTCATTGACTTATATTTGTGATCTCACTGAAATCGACCGTTTTCTGAATGAACACGTTGCCTACCTCAAAGAAGAATACACACGCGGTCATTTCATCGCATCAGGCCGCAAGAACCCCAGAACCGGCGGCATCATTCTCGCTAAAGCCGAATCCCGTACCGAACTCAATACCATCCTTGAAAAGGACCCATTCCACCGCGAAAAACTGGCAAAATACGACATTCAGGAGTTCATTCCAACCATGGCGACTGAAGGACTGGAAGCCCTGCTTGAACCGCAAGCTTAGTACAAGACACAACAACTACAGAAAACAAGAGCCTGAAAGGATATCCTTTCAGGCTCTTGTTTTATAAACACGCAGGCTTTTTCAGCAAGGTTTCACCCCTAACAGGTCAACTATTCCTTCTAGTTGCCATAATTGTCCTGACACCATATATTTCCGGCAAATCAGAGAAGGAGTCATCCATGTTTCGAAAAACGCACATATTCGCGCTTATAATTCTCACACTTTTGCTTCAGACGTCACCTGCCGTTTCCTGCACACGCTTCATCTATACGGCAGGCGACAATCAGGTTTTAACTGGCCGCTCCATGGACTGGCTGGAAGATCTGCACACTGATCTATGGGCGTTTTCTCGCGGCATGGAACGCGACGGTGGCGTGGGTAAAGACTCCATCAAATGGACAGCGAAATACGGCAGTGTCATTGCCTCCGGGTACGACGCAGCCTCGGCAGACGGCATGAATGAAAAAGGTCTGGTCGCCAACCTGCTTTATCTTGCTGAATCCGAATACGGTTCACTCAACAATAAACCAGGATTGTCAGTGGCCGCATGGGTGCAATACGTGCTTGATAATTACGCCACGGTCAGCGAAGCCGTGGACTCACTGCGCAAAGAACCATTTCGCATTGTAGCTGCCAAGCTCCCCAACGGCTCTGCTCCGACTCTGCATCTGGCCATTTCCGACCCGACCGGCGATTCCGCCATTTTCGAATATATCAAGGGTAGACTAACCATTCATCACGGCAAACAGTTCAAGGTCATGACCAACTCTCCAATATATGACAGACAACTTGCACTGGATGATTATTGGCAGGAAATAGGTGGCCTGACCATGCTCCCCGGCACCAACAGGGCCAGTGATCGATACGTCCGCGCCAGTTTTTATGTCGACGCCCTGCCCAAGTTCAAGGACAACCGCATGGGCGTATCCGCTGCGTTCAGTGTCATCCGAAACGTCTCTGTTCCCATCGGCATCACCACCCCGGATCATCCGAACATTTCCACCACTATCTGGCGCTCTGTCTCAGACCAAAAAAATCTTGTTTATTATTATGAGTCTGCCATCTCTCCCAACATATTCTGGATCGACATGAAGAAAATCGATTTCACTTCGTCCCAGAAGCCTCGAAAAATAAGCCTGCAAAAACACCCGATCTTCGCTGGCGATGTGTCTGGTAAATTTGTTCCGGCAGAACCTTTCAAGTGGATGGCTCCCGAAAAATAAACGATTCAATTCCAATGAGGAGGCCCGAAAGAACACTGTTCTTTCGGGCCTTTTCCTATTCATTTTACCTGAGACTTCTTTACCTGTCACACATGAATTGATATGCAGGCATGTCAAACTATAAGGAGAGAATCATGAGAATCATTCATACACTTGCACTCCTGACCCTGCTTTGCTTCTGCTGTACAACAGCGGCTTGGGCTGTAAATAATACAATAAAGGCAGCGAATGATGTCACCAACGAAATTCCAGCCTGTCCTGACTACAAGAATGGCGACAGCTGGGCTGCTCAGCCGCCCGCCCCGACGAAAGCAGTGGATGTGTTCTATGTTTATCCAACAATTTACTCCGACACTGCACCAAAAAACATGGATGTATTCAACGAGAAGCTCCGCTCCGATGTTCAAGGGCTATTAAAAGCACAGGCCGGTGTATATTCCGGTTCGGCTAATCTTTTCGCCCCATATTACAGACAGGTTTCCTTTGCCTGTCTTGACCCTGATGCAGACATGACCTTGAATCAGTACTTTCGAATTGGCGCAGACGACGTTCACCGCGCATTCGATTATTACATGTCTTTCCTTAATCAGGGGCGTCCATTTATTTTGGCTGGTCACAGTCAAGGGTCCATAGTCCTATTGGACCTGTTACGCGACAGATTCCACGATAAACAACTTCAAAAACAACTCGTGGCGGCATACCTGATCGGCTATTCCGTCACCGATCAGGATTTAAAAGACTACCCTTGGATCAAACCCGCCCGAAAAGCCAATGACACGGGCGTAGTGATCTCCTGGAACACTCAAGCTCCCGGAGCAACAGGATCCCCCGTATTACGATCGGGTGCAATTTGTATAAATCCCCTCAACTGGGTAACCGACGGGACTCCAGCCAACAAGAGCCTCAATCTCGGTGCAGTTTTTTTCAATGATTTCAAGGGCACGATTAAACGGGAGGTCCCACATTACACAGGCGCACAGGTCGACCCCAAAAACGGTGCATTAGTCACGACTCCACCGGAAAAAATGAATATAGGCAACTTCCCCAAAGGGGTCCTCCACAAATTCGACTACGCATTTTGGTTCCGCAACTTGGAGCAAAACGTCCAAGATCGTATTTCAGCATATTTACAGCAATAGCTCTTCACTCTCTTTTTTGCTGACGTATACAGTTGCATCCAAAAGGGTTTCGGACATTTATCCGAAACCCTTTTTTACCCCCCCCCCAAGTTGCCGTCCGCACAAAGAGGCGATACAAACGTCCAAGCATCAGGAGATTTATCGTGTTGATTATTCTCGTCACGGAGATTTGGGGACACACTCCACATGTCGATTTAATGGCCGAGCCCCTTGGCCGTATCTCGAATGTGGTCGAAGTAGTTGATCCCTATGACGGAACCGACCAACAATTCGCCAACGAAGAGGAAGCATACTCCTCTTTCATCACACGATGTGGGCATGACGAATATGCCCGACGAGTATCGCACGCAGTTTCAAGAGCCACAGAACCAGTGTTTCTTGTGGGCTTCAGTGCCGGAGCCGGAGCGGCATGGACTACGGCCTGCGAAAGGACAAAAAGTACAATTCAAGGCGCCCTGTGCTTCTACGGGTCATCAATTCGCACCATGCTTGACGGGGTCCCCTCCGTGCCTGTCGAAATAATTTCCCCCGAGCATGAACCCCATTTCGACGTACAAAACATGCTTCACACGCTACGCGATAAACCAATGACGCAGTGCCACACCGTTCCTTATAGTCATGGTTTCATGAATCCATTGTCCGCCAATTATAATCATGAGGGTTATGTGGTCTGGTTAAAATGGATTCAAAACCATTTAATCTCATTACGTTAAAACCTCAGTCTCACACGAGAAACAGCCCTTGTCGAAGAATAGCGAGCAGTGTACATGAGCTATTGAATACATGATCCCCTGTAACCCACGGCTCGGAGGTCTTCATGAGAACTACCTGCTCTCGTCTTCTTCTCGTCCTGCTTATCATCACGGCACTTCCATCGGCATCCTGCTCCGGTGAAAAACAAGCAGTCCTGCCCTATTCAACCACTCCCAATTTCTCCACTGATCCCTTTTTTCTAGGACAGGAAGGCGGTGACTTCGGGACAGGATTGGCCCTCGCTGATATCAATGGCGACGGTTTCAAGGACATGGTGGTTTCAAGCGGCAATGACAAAGCCCTGCAACACGTTACGGTATATTTAAATCGTCAGGACGGGACCTTTCCCCAAAGTCCGGACTGGATATCAGACGACACCGACCACCACGGAACCCTTGCCGTCGGCGACATTGACGGTGATGGTTTTAACGATGTCGCTGTTTCGGTCTTTCTCGGAAAAGGGCTGGAGTATGAAAAAGGTGGAATAAAGGTCTATTACAACCAACGCGGAACGTTGAATCATCAGCCTTCATTTACCGACACAGGCTACCCATCCTTTGGATGCGCGCTAGGCGATATTGACGGCGATGGCGACCTTGATCTGGCTGTGGCTTGCGGCGAACCGATTCCCGAAGTGGAAAGTTTTGCGACACAGGAATGCTCAAGAAACGGAAAAGTTCAACACAAGGAAAAACCGAAGAGCAGTCGTACAGACAACCCACAGCCCCCATTCAAAGTACAGAATCGTATCTACATCAACCAGAACGGCCGATACTCCTCCCAATCCGGCTCCGTCTGGCTGACAGAAGACTCCTTTGTATCCATGGCCGTAACTTTTGGCGATGTGAACACGGACGGGCTTATGGACGTTATTTTTGATTCTGCCCCGGTCCGCCTGTACCTTGGCCGACTCGGAACCACCCCGGCCACAACACCGGGATGGACATCTGAAGACCAGAACTACTACGGCAACGGCATTGATTATGCGCCGTCCATTCACAAAGAGCCGGCTCAGCCTGACACCGTACCCACCATCGCCTCTTCTTCCAACTGCTACATGGGAAAAGGACGCGGCGGCTTCTCGCTCTATCGATTCCTGTCCCCGTTCGTAATCCAATATGAACCGCGCACCAGTTGGCCCACATGGACTTCAAAATTTGGAGGATGGGGTTCTGCCATTCGCATGGCCGACCTTAATCAGGACGGCAATCTCGATCTCATCACACACCGCTGGAATCCACCGGGGCGCAACGAGCTGGCAGGCACCCTGTTGATTTATCTTGGCAACGGCTCAACCTATCCCGAAACCTGGGACTGGAATTCGTCCGACCAATACACCTCGATCATCGAAGCGATCGATCTGGCTGATCTGGATAAAAAAGCCCTCGCACAAGGTAT
This genomic window contains:
- a CDS encoding DUF3089 domain-containing protein, which codes for MRIIHTLALLTLLCFCCTTAAWAVNNTIKAANDVTNEIPACPDYKNGDSWAAQPPAPTKAVDVFYVYPTIYSDTAPKNMDVFNEKLRSDVQGLLKAQAGVYSGSANLFAPYYRQVSFACLDPDADMTLNQYFRIGADDVHRAFDYYMSFLNQGRPFILAGHSQGSIVLLDLLRDRFHDKQLQKQLVAAYLIGYSVTDQDLKDYPWIKPARKANDTGVVISWNTQAPGATGSPVLRSGAICINPLNWVTDGTPANKSLNLGAVFFNDFKGTIKREVPHYTGAQVDPKNGALVTTPPEKMNIGNFPKGVLHKFDYAFWFRNLEQNVQDRISAYLQQ
- a CDS encoding protein kinase, which translates into the protein MWSALENVALRESLPSPLKPAQSIHDILIAGQLNRGRYNLHHLGRRRSQPYLLKQFYSIDTNAFLRWQNEARFIPLPPTEGYAWPCEEWRGGLIAPFHEGIPLDEWLAQGEHPMQARLEVATMLAAQLARLHASGIAHRSLSPACIRIEKKGIIITDFGSARCEQWDDFWTDSSMSPTDATCASPESLKGEECGYSEDIYAFGAILYLLLSGKTAFNSIKLMLRPLFPGQIPPDKLSTKADVPDQIQALASACLSLAPSDRPNMDKIARQMSHTCPHLTLDKKTISIPTDNASTKDKKKILVFVSDDNRSVPIFDTILKLAHAEPSVFLFIGMIPCNLPSGHTERFTGNLFKKISQGLLRCRAASLVWSLRILSSADPEKTAVEFARQYRPDLILLGETGRENKRTIRRGFHTHLAAENIRIHSVR
- a CDS encoding universal stress protein; translation: MSLSHTEIKKTKTVMKHILLATHGTPGARKAEKLARQWADQYGAKVTVLSIINEAWGDMTCDDWLNTSTTRNVFGSYVASEIAKEIDTVWDRLRTDFDGVELDFLSKGGKLDNVLAEAAVKVDADVAIMGAWQKEQAPGFRDRFENKRLHPQMPCPLVVAP
- a CDS encoding dienelactone hydrolase family protein, which gives rise to MLIILVTEIWGHTPHVDLMAEPLGRISNVVEVVDPYDGTDQQFANEEEAYSSFITRCGHDEYARRVSHAVSRATEPVFLVGFSAGAGAAWTTACERTKSTIQGALCFYGSSIRTMLDGVPSVPVEIISPEHEPHFDVQNMLHTLRDKPMTQCHTVPYSHGFMNPLSANYNHEGYVVWLKWIQNHLISLR
- a CDS encoding putative sulfate exporter family transporter translates to MAQATVGRPDNTPVWIISGILLAYGVLVSSGALTGLLTTFKVHKAMDLMQTMAFVGGGLGVATAMLRQARWNKPLNNFDTFVLETIPGILFIVALAMGIRWFAEPMVKLASSAMVPVLGFKLYKVLNLNYVVLGILVGIIITNSWGIPKFAAAGVKTARFVLKMGVILLGARYSFAELAKLGMVSVWMIGFFVLGTVFFVLFLGKVFKQPKTMTGVLSAGMGVCGVSATVACAPVVKAKCSEMAYTIGTILGFGILCMFAFPTIGKIAGMNATQFGAWAGTGILNSAQVAAACLAFNAVDIKTLKVGEIFNITRVLFLPVIVLVLATWFGKQSGQKLSFKEVVIDKFPIFIIGFLILFFMSSLGLFSPADHYKGKYLDFSYNERTEVTPEELTILKAAAVAGIQGLNKQESASLNDLVKQHQIAGNFDDRADKTKFDTVARERMAGLESMIARAKGGEVTISTDVKSALAHAIKQVHKKSKTIVTLTNAMIWFFAYGLIGLGMQITGKSLAQAGGWPLVMGGISGVAKATLSFIVVMYFVKDVVLH
- a CDS encoding VCBS repeat-containing protein, encoding MRTTCSRLLLVLLIITALPSASCSGEKQAVLPYSTTPNFSTDPFFLGQEGGDFGTGLALADINGDGFKDMVVSSGNDKALQHVTVYLNRQDGTFPQSPDWISDDTDHHGTLAVGDIDGDGFNDVAVSVFLGKGLEYEKGGIKVYYNQRGTLNHQPSFTDTGYPSFGCALGDIDGDGDLDLAVACGEPIPEVESFATQECSRNGKVQHKEKPKSSRTDNPQPPFKVQNRIYINQNGRYSSQSGSVWLTEDSFVSMAVTFGDVNTDGLMDVIFDSAPVRLYLGRLGTTPATTPGWTSEDQNYYGNGIDYAPSIHKEPAQPDTVPTIASSSNCYMGKGRGGFSLYRFLSPFVIQYEPRTSWPTWTSKFGGWGSAIRMADLNQDGNLDLITHRWNPPGRNELAGTLLIYLGNGSTYPETWDWNSSDQYTSIIEAIDLADLDKKALAQGIYEANVDDSNWGEEQDGQSVFYVGPQIIEEFTMVKRWSQASGWVQLQAGKDYTFVPGRSWISFTDPLRRGNKVQIVFMTSPELDIVYTNWNCDKGNYIYNYQR
- a CDS encoding linear amide C-N hydrolase, with protein sequence MFRKTHIFALIILTLLLQTSPAVSCTRFIYTAGDNQVLTGRSMDWLEDLHTDLWAFSRGMERDGGVGKDSIKWTAKYGSVIASGYDAASADGMNEKGLVANLLYLAESEYGSLNNKPGLSVAAWVQYVLDNYATVSEAVDSLRKEPFRIVAAKLPNGSAPTLHLAISDPTGDSAIFEYIKGRLTIHHGKQFKVMTNSPIYDRQLALDDYWQEIGGLTMLPGTNRASDRYVRASFYVDALPKFKDNRMGVSAAFSVIRNVSVPIGITTPDHPNISTTIWRSVSDQKNLVYYYESAISPNIFWIDMKKIDFTSSQKPRKISLQKHPIFAGDVSGKFVPAEPFKWMAPEK
- a CDS encoding YciI family protein; amino-acid sequence: MFIVSLTYICDLTEIDRFLNEHVAYLKEEYTRGHFIASGRKNPRTGGIILAKAESRTELNTILEKDPFHREKLAKYDIQEFIPTMATEGLEALLEPQA